Proteins encoded together in one Microcaecilia unicolor chromosome 3, aMicUni1.1, whole genome shotgun sequence window:
- the CDKN2D gene encoding cyclin-dependent kinase 4 inhibitor D → MLLEEISEGDRLTRAAARGDLFEVQRLLQEELVHPDSHNRFGKTALQVMMFGNTPIAQELLKQGACANVQDAYGTTPAHDAARTGFLETLQLLVEHGADVNVPDSSGSLPIHVAIREGHADAVNFLVAESNLQHQDAQGLTALDLARLGGQSQVVSLLEQYQMEQP, encoded by the exons ATGCTCCTGGAAGAGATCAGTGAGGGGGACCGGCTGACCCGAGCCGCTGCCAGGGGGGACCTCTTTGAAGTCCAGCGGCTCTTACAGGAGGAACTGGTGCACCCAGACTCCCACAATCGCTTTGGGAAGACTGCCCTGCAG GTCATGATGTTTGGAAACACGCCCATTGCGCAAGAACTGCTGAAACAGGGTGCTTGTGCCAACGTCCAGGACGCTTATGGCACCACTCCCGCCCACGATGCGGCACGGACGGGCTTTCTGGAAACTCTGCAGCTTCTGGTGGAGCACGGCGCGGATGTCAACGTGCCAGACAGCAGCGgctctctgcccatccatgtggCTATTCGAGAAGGTCATGCCGACGCAGTGAACTTCCTGGTGGCAGAATCCAACCTGCAGCACCAAGATGCCCAAGGCCTGACAGCACTGGACCTTGCAAGGCTAGGGGGACAGTCACAAGTTGTGTCTCTTCTGGAACAGTATCAGATGGAACAGCCTTGA